One Triticum dicoccoides isolate Atlit2015 ecotype Zavitan chromosome 5B, WEW_v2.0, whole genome shotgun sequence genomic window carries:
- the LOC119312947 gene encoding F-box/FBD/LRR-repeat protein At1g13570-like — protein MGNMLTFMPGRTAVVNHCHPRQLHPGATSSSSRIAGRQFEPLSILAFRAMSEHIVRSEAFCRKQISSGRFQLLTILVCGATRAEGITANDPFKLCGILICGVLSDYISHGAEEPAVDLLGDLPEDVLCTVLSKLSLEEAVRTSAVSRKWRYLWTVCPKLSFDGNTMCGKKYHEKRVYNLVFSHIVNRVLGQCRGKLVEELEIKIELNRMLVEHLDNWFRFAVSSRTKALVFDLAREQRQPPGCVDRYKFPFELLDEDSICRLQKLHLSFVDFQPPMHFSGFPNLRKLDLSIVNVSGKDIQHMLSNCCNLEWLSIVRCHFNGELKVNSPLPHLLYLKIASCRLTNIAFHAVNLATFEYRGVAVPIDLGKSSELKFANIYYFGDTLEHTITVLAKVLTSVQHLTLNAGCKSPEVPCLMSYPCKFSWMTSLQLSLDYVNEFDSLSLVSFLRSAPFIEKLELHFCNAAYVRVVQEPEPIRKLSKRLFNNMKSLRITGFEACKGEVEVLLHMVENAPALEFLCIDHSYQYPVEGGFHKDKELDVDLLHTTTRRHLKGRISPNCTLILL, from the exons ATGGGGAACATGCTCACCTTCATGCCTGGAAGAACTGCAGTGGTGAATCATTGCCATCCAAGGCAACTCCACCCAGGagccaccagcagcagcagcaggattgCAGGCCGTCAGTTTGAACCGCTGAGCATTCTGGCTTTCAGGGCTATGTCTGAGCACATAGTACGGAGTGAAGCGTTCTGTCGAAAGCAGATATCGAGCGGCCGGTTTCAATTGCTGACCATTCTGGTTTGCGGAGCAACCCGTGCAGAGGGAATTACAGCAAACGATCCATTCAAACTGTGTGGCATTCTCATCTGTGGAGTTTTGTCTGACTACATCAGTCATGGCGCAGAGGAACCAGCGGTTGATCTGCTTGGAGACCTTCCAGAG GACGTGTTATGCACAGTTTTGTCAAAGTTGTCTCTGGAAGAGGCTGTAAGAACCAGTGCCGTCTCAAGGAAATGGAGATACTTGTGGACAGTTTGTCCTAAACTGAGTTTCGATGGAAATACAATGTGTGGCAAGAAATATCATGAGAAAAGAGTGTATAATCTAGTGTTCAGTCACATTGTTAATAGGGTCCTGGGACAGTGCCGTGGCAAGTTGGTTGAAGAGCTTGAAATCAAAATTGAGTTGAACCGGATGTTGGTTGAACATCTTGATAATTGGTTTCGTTTTGCTGTATCATCACGGACAAAGGCACTAGTTTTTGATTTAGCACGAGAACAGCGTCAACCCCCAGGTTGTGTTGATCGGTACAAATTCCCATTTGAGCTTTTAGACGAGGACAGTATATGCCGTCTACAGAAACTTCATCTTAGCTTTGTAGATTTCCAGCCACCAATGCATTTTAGTGGTTTCCCTAACCTAAGGAAGCTTGATCTGAGCATAGTGAATGTCAGTGGGAAGGATATTCAACATATGTTGTCAAACTGCTGTAACCTAGAGTGGCTGAGTATTGTTAGATGCCATTTCAATGGTGAACTAAAGGTTAACAGCCCACTGCCTCACCTGCTATACTTGAAAATTGCTTCCTGCAGATTAACAAATATAGCATTCCATGCCGTGAACCTTGCGACTTTCGAATACAGAGGAGTGGCGGTGCCTATTGACCTCGGTAAATCATCGGAACTGAAATTTGCAAACATATATTATTTTGGAGACACTCTTGAGCACACTATTACCGTGCTTGCTAAAGTTCTTACAAGTGTGCAACATCTTACCCTCAATGCAGGCTGTAAATCACCAGAG GTTCCCTGTTTGATGTCTTACCCATGCAAGTTTTCTTGGATGACTAGTTTACAATTGAGCTTGGACTATGTCAACGAATTCGACAGCTTGTCGCTGGTCTCTTTTTTGAGGTCTGCTCCTTTCATTGAGAAGTTAGAGCTGCAC TTCTGTAACGCTGCTTATGTGCGCGTGGTACAAGAACCTGAACCTATCAGGAAGCTTTCAAAGCGTCTGTTCAACAACATGAAGAGCTTGCGTATTACAGGATTTGAAGCATGCAAGGGCGAAGTTGAGGTCCTTCTGCACATGGTTGAAAATGCCCCTGCATTGGAGTTCTTATGTATAGATCACTCGTATCAATATCCAGTAGAAGGAGGCTTTCACAAAGACAAAGAATTGGATGTTGACTTGCTTCATACAACTACTAGAAGGCATCTTAAAGGAAGGATTTCACCCAATTGCACCTTGATTTTACTTTAA